The following proteins come from a genomic window of Solea senegalensis isolate Sse05_10M unplaced genomic scaffold, IFAPA_SoseM_1 scf7180000014529, whole genome shotgun sequence:
- the LOC122761304 gene encoding histone H3: MARTKQTARKSTGGKAPRKQLATKAARKSAPATGGVKKPHRYRPGTVALREIRRYQKSTELLIRKLPFQRLVREIAQDFKTDLRFQSSAVMALQESSEAYLVGLFEDTNLCAIHAKRVTIMPKDIQLARRIRGERA, from the coding sequence ATGGCCAGAACCAAACAAACCGCCCGTAAATCCACCGGAGGCAAAGCCCCGAGGAAGCAGCTCGCCACCAAGGCTGCCCGCAAGAGCGCCCCGGCCACCGGCGGCGTCAAGAAGCCTCACCGCTACAGGCCCGGCACCGTGGCCCTGCGCGAGATCCGCCGCTACCAGAAGTCCACGGAGCTGCTCATCCGCAAGCTGCCCTTCCAGCGCCTGGTGCGCGAGATCGCGCAGGACTTCAAGACCGACCTGCGCTTCCAGAGCTCCGCCGTCATGGCCCTGCAGGAGTCCAGCGAGGCCTACCTGGTCGGTCTCTTCGAGGACACCAACCTCTGCGCCATCCACGCCAAGAGAGTCACCATCATGCCCAAAGACATCCAGCTGGCCCGGCGTATCCGCGGGGAGCGAGCTTAG